A part of Acidobacteriota bacterium genomic DNA contains:
- the dusB gene encoding tRNA dihydrouridine synthase DusB: MPVSWTSCVRKRTSNGRTTPSVRRSSRSIGPSGSPAALSKGPAPAASPVASAPRAPGATAGTKALSMTRKTRIDTITLDHPYALAPMAGMTDTAFRRLVKARGGCGLVVTEMVSSEGLVRGIDRTLEYAEYTEEERPVSIQIFGGDPGKMAAAAQVVEGMGADIVDVNMGCPVPKIAKHNAGCSLMREPPHAASVVRAMTDAVSIPVTVKMRAGWDEKTINAPEVARRMENAGAAAVAVHGRTARQSYTGSSDWELIDRVAAGVSVPVFGSGDCVTPEQAVEWTGATRVAGVLIGRGALRNPWIFQQAAALAEGGDPPEVALADRGRFLLDYIDLLLREGEDEAAGFRHVAPGEGAARRRPSRTRQSRERWVINKLRALGSWYTKGEHGGALLRTAINRAGSIDELRGIIRGHYLESDDAPVGAAVALSA, from the coding sequence ATGCCCGTTTCCTGGACGAGCTGCGTGAGGAAGCGGACATCGAATGGAAGGACGACACCCTCCGTCAGGCGTTCGAGTCGTTCGATCGGGCCGAGCGGATCGCCGGCGGCGCTCAGTAAGGGACCGGCGCCCGCCGCCTCGCCGGTGGCCTCCGCTCCGCGGGCGCCAGGAGCCACCGCCGGAACGAAGGCCCTGAGCATGACGCGCAAGACCCGGATCGACACAATCACGCTCGATCACCCGTACGCCCTCGCCCCGATGGCGGGGATGACCGACACCGCGTTCCGCCGACTGGTGAAGGCGCGCGGCGGCTGCGGACTGGTCGTGACCGAGATGGTCAGCTCCGAGGGCCTCGTGCGCGGCATCGACCGCACGCTGGAGTACGCCGAGTACACCGAGGAGGAACGCCCGGTCTCGATTCAGATCTTTGGTGGCGATCCCGGCAAGATGGCGGCGGCTGCGCAGGTGGTCGAAGGGATGGGAGCCGACATCGTCGACGTCAACATGGGCTGCCCCGTCCCGAAGATTGCGAAGCACAACGCCGGGTGCAGCCTGATGCGCGAGCCTCCGCATGCGGCGTCGGTCGTGCGCGCGATGACCGATGCGGTGTCGATACCGGTCACCGTCAAGATGCGCGCCGGGTGGGACGAGAAGACGATCAACGCGCCCGAGGTGGCCCGACGGATGGAGAATGCCGGCGCCGCCGCGGTCGCCGTGCACGGACGAACGGCCCGGCAGTCATACACCGGCAGCTCTGACTGGGAGTTGATCGACCGCGTTGCGGCAGGCGTCTCCGTGCCCGTCTTCGGGAGCGGCGACTGCGTGACGCCGGAGCAGGCGGTGGAGTGGACCGGCGCAACGCGCGTCGCCGGCGTCCTGATCGGCCGCGGCGCGCTCCGCAATCCGTGGATCTTCCAGCAGGCGGCGGCGCTTGCCGAGGGAGGCGATCCGCCCGAGGTGGCGCTCGCGGACCGCGGCCGCTTCCTGCTGGACTACATCGACCTGCTTCTGCGGGAGGGGGAGGATGAGGCAGCCGGCTTCCGCCATGTCGCGCCGGGCGAAGGCGCCGCGCGCCGGCGCCCCTCGCGCACCCGCCAGAGCCGCGAACGCTGGGTGATCAACAAGCTGCGGGCGCTCGGCTCCTGGTACACCAAGGGTGAGCACGGCGGCGCGCTGCTCCGGACGGCAATCAATCGGGCCGGATCCATCGACGAACTCCGCGGGATCATCCGCGGGCACTACCTTGAATCGGACGACGCGCCGGTGGGCGCCGCGGTGGCGTTGAGCGCATGA
- a CDS encoding 8-oxo-dGTP diphosphatase — protein MTARRVREIDWTAWRAVDPATLVFVIIEGRILLIRKKRGLGAGKINGPGGRREPGESFVDCAVREMQEELRVTPHHPELAGIHRFQFVDGYSTYVHVFRADGMDGEPTETGEATPYWVDVDAIPFDEMWEDDRHWLPLVAAGRRFAGRWIFDGDQMLDYTLDVLP, from the coding sequence ATGACGGCCCGGCGCGTGCGCGAGATCGACTGGACGGCTTGGCGGGCGGTCGACCCCGCAACTCTCGTCTTCGTGATCATTGAGGGACGGATCCTCCTGATCCGGAAGAAGCGAGGGCTCGGTGCGGGCAAGATCAATGGTCCTGGCGGTCGCCGCGAGCCGGGCGAGTCCTTCGTGGACTGCGCCGTCCGGGAAATGCAGGAAGAACTCCGTGTGACGCCGCACCATCCCGAACTGGCCGGGATCCACCGATTCCAGTTCGTCGACGGCTATTCCACCTACGTCCATGTTTTCCGCGCCGACGGAATGGACGGGGAGCCGACGGAGACCGGCGAAGCGACCCCGTACTGGGTTGATGTCGACGCCATTCCCTTCGACGAAATGTGGGAGGACGACCGTCACTGGCTTCCCCTCGTGGCCGCCGGCCGCCGCTTCGCCGGCCGATGGATCTTCGACGGCGACCAGATGCTGGATTACACCCTCGACGTCCTTCCGTGA
- a CDS encoding FliA/WhiG family RNA polymerase sigma factor, which produces MEKQNRPQTRQERIDAGVHFVGALARRMAAQMPHSIDVGDLMQDGMIGLIDAADRFDSARGIKFETFAERRVRGAMIDALRRGAWPRGIRRVRREVNEAREKLRAELGAEPSTADIARHLHMDERKLTRTLRRIGVIEATSPLATSEMVEAADLPPVMSPSTPPAPDEACERVEVQDRIRAAIAALPPRERKVVTLYYYGDITMKEIGSEIGVNESRVSQLRARAIGRLRNLLAPDLAPELLAASLTQGPSKPGSKKRLQMAKASLASTRVAERPAARRAAAR; this is translated from the coding sequence ATGGAGAAACAGAATCGACCCCAAACGCGGCAGGAACGGATCGATGCGGGCGTGCACTTCGTTGGCGCCCTGGCTCGACGGATGGCGGCTCAGATGCCTCATTCGATCGATGTCGGCGACCTGATGCAGGACGGGATGATCGGCCTGATCGATGCGGCCGATCGGTTCGATTCCGCCCGCGGCATCAAGTTCGAAACGTTCGCGGAGCGGCGTGTCCGCGGAGCGATGATCGACGCGTTACGTCGAGGCGCGTGGCCGCGCGGAATCCGGCGCGTACGCCGCGAGGTGAATGAAGCCCGCGAAAAGCTCCGCGCTGAACTGGGGGCGGAGCCGAGCACGGCCGACATCGCCCGCCACCTTCACATGGACGAGCGGAAGCTCACGCGAACCCTCCGCCGGATCGGCGTCATCGAGGCGACATCGCCCCTCGCAACCAGCGAGATGGTAGAGGCGGCTGACCTGCCGCCGGTCATGTCACCCAGCACGCCGCCGGCCCCGGACGAAGCGTGTGAACGCGTCGAGGTCCAGGATCGCATCCGTGCCGCCATAGCGGCGCTGCCTCCACGGGAGCGGAAGGTGGTGACGCTCTACTACTACGGCGACATCACGATGAAGGAGATTGGCTCCGAGATCGGCGTCAACGAATCGCGTGTGTCACAGCTTCGCGCCCGAGCCATCGGGCGACTCCGCAACCTCCTGGCGCCTGACCTTGCGCCGGAGTTGCTGGCCGCATCGCTGACCCAGGGACCGTCGAAGCCTGGGTCGAAGAAACGGCTGCAGATGGCCAAGGCGAGCCTCGCATCGACGCGGGTCGCCGAACGCCCTGCCGCCAGGCGTGCGGCGGCGCGGTAG
- a CDS encoding DUF1800 domain-containing protein: MGAAGTGGAEGETATTPAPEAWKNDLTSITVADWNYDRAAHLLERAGFGGTPEEIERLAAMTPSEAVDGLVNYQGRPDVAPAFEPSPIWDPGMDPFPKSRAEAVRIARERGVSMGVEPLPEGEQRRLQPVVNKFFYGLRSNAVETQRLATWWGERMLVTERPLEEKLTLFWHGHFATGNTKVRDARMMHQQIEMLRADANGRFRDLLFGILTDPAMLVYLDNGENVKDHPNENFGRELLELFSLGVGNYTETDIREAARAFTGWTNDVLDFKFDAEQHDFAEKTFLGQTGDFDGDDIIDIILQQDAAAEFMTAKLYRYFVRDEIDEAVRDDLAATFRDADYALRPLLRRMFLSRDFYSQASYATQIKSPVHLVVSTYRKLGLTELPTIPDFNRLTAGLGQTLFNPPNVAGWAGGRTWVTPATLLQRGNLFRDVLYPDTDGFWAPDRSVPGIYQEVEERLAQGMNITAATQQGDAESSMLADRDEEYNTRYGGYMGYIIAFDRLIPIPRRVADLDMVKLLGDADASTVDDVVDHLVRRFLRVGLSGADRAVLVDFLRDELGADRIEDATPQTESALRALLYLILSTPEYQLA; the protein is encoded by the coding sequence ATCGGCGCCGCCGGCACGGGTGGCGCCGAAGGCGAGACGGCAACTACCCCTGCGCCCGAGGCGTGGAAGAACGACCTGACGTCGATCACGGTCGCCGACTGGAACTACGACCGGGCCGCACACCTTCTGGAGCGCGCCGGTTTCGGAGGGACTCCGGAGGAAATCGAGCGTCTGGCGGCAATGACGCCGTCCGAGGCGGTCGATGGGCTGGTCAATTACCAGGGCCGGCCGGATGTCGCCCCGGCGTTCGAGCCTTCGCCAATCTGGGATCCTGGAATGGACCCGTTCCCGAAGAGCCGGGCCGAGGCGGTTCGGATTGCGCGCGAACGGGGCGTGTCGATGGGTGTCGAGCCGCTTCCGGAGGGCGAGCAGCGGCGGCTGCAGCCGGTGGTCAACAAGTTCTTCTACGGCCTTCGCTCGAACGCGGTCGAAACCCAACGGCTGGCAACGTGGTGGGGCGAGCGGATGCTGGTGACCGAGCGCCCGCTCGAGGAGAAGCTGACCCTCTTCTGGCACGGACACTTCGCCACGGGCAACACGAAGGTGCGCGACGCGCGGATGATGCATCAGCAGATCGAGATGCTGCGCGCCGACGCGAACGGGAGATTCCGCGATCTGCTGTTCGGCATCCTGACCGACCCGGCGATGCTCGTGTATCTCGACAACGGCGAGAACGTGAAGGACCATCCGAACGAGAACTTCGGGCGCGAGCTGCTCGAGCTCTTCTCGCTCGGTGTCGGCAACTACACCGAGACCGACATCCGCGAGGCGGCGCGCGCCTTCACGGGCTGGACGAACGACGTTCTCGATTTCAAGTTCGACGCCGAGCAGCATGACTTCGCGGAGAAGACGTTCCTTGGGCAGACCGGCGATTTCGACGGGGACGACATCATCGACATCATCCTCCAGCAGGATGCCGCCGCCGAGTTCATGACCGCGAAGCTGTACCGCTACTTCGTGCGCGACGAGATTGACGAGGCGGTCCGCGACGATCTGGCGGCGACGTTCCGTGACGCCGACTACGCTCTCCGCCCGCTGCTCCGGCGCATGTTCCTGTCGCGGGACTTCTACAGCCAGGCGTCGTATGCCACGCAGATCAAGAGCCCGGTGCACCTGGTCGTTTCCACCTACCGGAAGCTGGGGCTGACGGAGTTGCCGACGATTCCCGACTTCAACCGGCTGACCGCCGGACTGGGCCAGACGCTCTTCAATCCGCCGAACGTTGCCGGCTGGGCCGGCGGCCGCACCTGGGTGACGCCGGCCACGCTGCTCCAGCGCGGCAACCTCTTCCGCGATGTCCTCTATCCCGACACGGACGGTTTCTGGGCGCCCGACCGGAGCGTCCCCGGCATCTATCAGGAGGTCGAGGAGCGGCTGGCGCAGGGGATGAACATAACTGCCGCCACGCAACAGGGAGATGCCGAGTCGAGCATGCTGGCGGATCGCGACGAGGAGTACAACACGCGGTATGGTGGCTACATGGGCTACATAATCGCGTTCGACCGTCTCATTCCGATCCCCCGCCGCGTGGCCGACCTCGACATGGTGAAGCTGCTTGGGGACGCCGACGCCTCGACCGTCGACGATGTTGTCGATCACCTCGTCCGCCGCTTCCTGCGCGTCGGGTTGAGCGGAGCCGACCGCGCCGTCCTGGTTGACTTTCTCCGCGACGAACTGGGCGCGGACCGCATCGAGGACGCAACGCCCCAGACGGAGTCGGCATTGCGCGCGCTGCTATACCTGATCCTGAGTACGCCGGAGTATCAACTGGCCTGA
- the fabZ gene encoding 3-hydroxyacyl-ACP dehydratase FabZ: MERILPHRYPFLLVDRITEFEQDKRIVGVKNVSLNERYLSTLPGGTPVLPPTILTEAVAQVGAILILAKPENRQKLPFFTGIERVRYHRPVHPGDVVVIEAEVVRLRSRMGRLKGFARVGDDVVIEGTMTFALGPKVRGLNGGNGGNGGNGGNGGNGGNHD; the protein is encoded by the coding sequence ATCGAACGGATTCTGCCGCACCGTTATCCCTTTCTCCTTGTCGATCGGATCACCGAGTTCGAGCAGGACAAGCGGATCGTGGGCGTCAAGAACGTCTCACTGAACGAACGCTACCTCTCGACCCTCCCTGGCGGGACGCCGGTCCTCCCGCCGACCATCCTGACCGAGGCGGTGGCGCAAGTGGGCGCCATCCTGATTCTCGCCAAGCCGGAGAATCGGCAGAAGCTCCCTTTCTTCACCGGCATCGAGCGGGTTCGCTACCACCGGCCGGTCCACCCCGGCGACGTGGTCGTGATCGAAGCGGAGGTCGTCCGGCTCCGAAGCCGCATGGGACGCCTGAAGGGTTTTGCCCGGGTCGGCGATGATGTGGTCATCGAAGGGACAATGACCTTCGCGCTGGGTCCGAAGGTGCGCGGCCTCAACGGTGGCAACGGTGGCAACGGTGGCAACGGCGGCAACGGCGGCAACGGCGGCAACCACGACTAG
- a CDS encoding helix-turn-helix domain-containing protein, translated as MNVDRKTVSIMKACELVGVSRRTIYNWIASGKVEYVRTAGGSVRIFADTLWRQPDATAHQRPLTDSPAH; from the coding sequence ATGAACGTTGACCGAAAGACCGTCTCGATCATGAAGGCGTGCGAACTGGTTGGCGTCAGCCGACGCACGATCTACAACTGGATCGCCAGCGGCAAGGTGGAATACGTCCGGACGGCCGGCGGCTCGGTACGGATTTTCGCCGACACGTTATGGCGCCAGCCCGACGCGACAGCGCACCAGCGCCCACTGACTGATTCTCCCGCCCACTAG
- a CDS encoding DUF1501 domain-containing protein, producing the protein MARFTCGCSRRDFLIKGMYGLGVGATLPVLLNRTSAALAAQALQGTSMEDSPERILVVVELSGGNDGLNTVVPYGDDAYYRARPTIGIPKSEVIKIDDHFGLHPSMVGFERLYKDGQMAVVHGCGYDNPSLSHFSSMGFWHTGVPNGGESLGWLGRLADGAYDHDAQGNRIVNIGTRQSLAVRAQHHSPLVFNDPRTFRREGADSEKTAIGRLASTGAVENPALEFLAGTAKNAAESSEFVRQASAAYRTTVDYGIGGLSGPLRQVAALINAEMPTRLYYVVYQGNSFDTHVHQMDPHARLLAYTADAIRGFMTDLDRIGRGDDVAMMVFTEFGRRVEENGSLGTDHGTATPMFVIGNHVKGGLYGQPPSLTELDDGNLFKTTDFRRVYATMIEEWLRFDQSPQVLKGSFDPMGVFA; encoded by the coding sequence ATGGCCCGATTTACCTGCGGATGTTCACGGCGAGACTTCCTTATCAAGGGGATGTACGGCCTGGGTGTCGGCGCGACGCTCCCGGTGCTCCTCAACCGCACGTCGGCTGCGCTTGCGGCACAGGCGCTGCAGGGCACCAGCATGGAGGACAGTCCGGAGCGCATCCTGGTGGTTGTGGAGCTCTCCGGCGGCAACGACGGGCTCAACACCGTCGTGCCGTACGGCGACGATGCGTACTACCGGGCGCGTCCCACCATCGGCATCCCGAAGTCCGAGGTCATCAAGATTGACGACCACTTCGGCCTCCATCCGTCGATGGTCGGCTTCGAGCGTCTCTACAAGGACGGCCAGATGGCGGTCGTTCACGGTTGCGGGTACGACAACCCGAGCCTGTCGCACTTCTCGTCGATGGGCTTCTGGCACACCGGCGTCCCGAACGGCGGCGAGTCGCTCGGCTGGCTGGGCCGGCTGGCGGACGGCGCCTACGACCACGACGCGCAGGGCAACCGGATCGTCAACATCGGCACGCGGCAATCACTCGCCGTTCGGGCCCAGCACCACTCGCCGCTGGTCTTCAACGATCCGCGGACGTTCCGGCGCGAGGGAGCGGATAGCGAGAAGACCGCAATCGGCCGGTTGGCGTCGACCGGCGCGGTGGAGAACCCGGCCCTGGAGTTCCTCGCGGGCACGGCGAAGAACGCGGCCGAGAGTTCCGAGTTCGTCCGGCAGGCGTCGGCCGCGTACCGGACGACGGTCGACTACGGCATCGGCGGCCTGTCAGGTCCGTTGCGGCAGGTGGCGGCCCTGATCAACGCCGAGATGCCGACGCGTCTGTACTACGTCGTCTACCAGGGCAACTCGTTCGACACGCACGTGCACCAGATGGATCCGCACGCGCGGCTGCTCGCCTACACCGCCGACGCGATCCGCGGCTTCATGACCGACCTCGACCGCATCGGCCGCGGCGATGACGTCGCCATGATGGTCTTCACGGAGTTCGGCCGGCGCGTGGAAGAGAACGGCAGCCTCGGCACCGACCATGGGACGGCGACGCCTATGTTCGTCATCGGCAACCATGTCAAGGGCGGTCTCTACGGCCAGCCGCCGAGCCTGACCGAGCTGGACGACGGAAATCTGTTCAAGACGACCGACTTCCGCCGGGTCTACGCCACGATGATCGAGGAGTGGCTCCGATTCGACCAGTCCCCGCAGGTCTTGAAGGGATCGTTCGACCCGATGGGGGTCTTCGCCTAG
- a CDS encoding PAS domain-containing protein — MPPDADRHAAPDPPGVSSLGSTSDALTRLFDAVHTGMYVGLLPLAGTGTTIAANPYLKLMFGFEPETADTDVRPFAPDRFLDLAAHRALVGQLLRDGAVTDHLVRLRRIDERPIWVEVTAHATRTDDETARVEAVLRDVSERRALEDQGRDIYHQLLQAEKLAALGQTVSGVAHELNNPLATILTSAERLAGRQHDDVTRRGLKTILSESERAARIVRNLLDFSRKRHTTRGMVDINEVARETLSLRAYDQRVSNVTTIDALATGLPPVFADAHHLKQVLLNLVINAEQAMLATNGRGTLIARSWHDVDQRLVVLEIHDDGPGIPPDVQEKIFDPFFTTKSPGKGTGLGLTVAQSIVADHGGRMRVESSPGGGASFRVELPTTG; from the coding sequence GTGCCGCCCGACGCAGACCGGCACGCGGCGCCCGACCCACCGGGCGTGTCATCCCTCGGCAGTACGAGTGACGCGCTCACGCGGCTGTTCGACGCGGTCCACACCGGCATGTACGTCGGCCTGCTCCCCCTCGCCGGAACCGGTACGACCATTGCGGCCAATCCGTACCTGAAACTGATGTTCGGCTTCGAACCGGAGACAGCCGACACGGACGTCCGCCCGTTCGCGCCCGATCGCTTTCTGGATCTCGCGGCGCACCGCGCGCTGGTTGGCCAGTTGCTGCGCGACGGCGCGGTGACCGACCACCTGGTGCGTCTGCGGCGGATCGACGAAAGGCCGATCTGGGTCGAGGTCACCGCACACGCGACGCGGACCGACGACGAGACCGCACGGGTCGAGGCGGTGCTCAGGGACGTGAGCGAGCGCCGCGCCCTTGAAGATCAGGGTCGCGACATCTACCACCAGTTGTTGCAGGCGGAGAAGCTGGCGGCGCTGGGGCAGACCGTCTCCGGGGTCGCCCATGAACTGAACAATCCGCTCGCAACCATCCTCACGTCGGCGGAACGGCTCGCCGGACGCCAGCACGACGACGTGACACGGAGGGGACTCAAGACGATTCTGAGTGAATCGGAGCGGGCGGCGCGAATCGTTCGAAACCTGCTCGATTTCTCGCGCAAGCGTCACACGACGCGTGGCATGGTCGACATCAACGAGGTGGCGCGGGAGACGTTGTCGCTACGGGCCTACGATCAACGGGTATCGAACGTTACGACCATCGATGCGCTGGCGACCGGATTACCACCGGTCTTCGCCGACGCGCATCACCTGAAGCAGGTGCTGCTGAACCTGGTGATCAACGCGGAGCAGGCCATGCTGGCGACCAACGGTCGCGGAACGCTGATCGCGCGTTCGTGGCACGATGTCGATCAACGACTGGTCGTACTGGAGATCCACGACGACGGCCCCGGAATCCCGCCGGATGTGCAGGAGAAGATCTTCGATCCGTTCTTCACCACCAAGTCGCCGGGCAAGGGGACCGGCCTCGGGCTGACCGTTGCGCAATCGATCGTGGCTGACCATGGCGGACGGATGCGCGTCGAATCGAGTCCTGGCGGGGGAGCTTCGTTCCGAGTCGAATTGCCGACAACCGGCTAG
- a CDS encoding sigma-54-dependent Fis family transcriptional regulator: MSENETHLLLVEDEAPLRESWAERLAEQGYRVAQAESGEVARERLAEFAFDVVITDLRLPGIDGATVVETALERYPEIVAVVVTGYATVETAVTLIKQGVADFIEKPCPFDRLLHTLATALERRRLRSENEYLRAQLQQRYGLEGIVGESPPMHKLRELVKTVAGTTSTILVTGETGTGKELVARAIHHNSPRRREHFVALNCSAIPETLLEAELFGHVRGAFTGAVANRKGRFEQANRGTLFLDEIATMSINLQARLLRALQEREFERVGGDDTIKVDVRVIAATNADLAEQVEAGEFREDLYYRLNVIPIHLTPLRDRREDIPLLVQEFVARLGAAQTPPRDAVAVSQEAMRQMMMYRWPGNVRQLENVIERALALSPGRDRIEADDLPDEVRRGGGGADAKPALPDAGMDLPAYLQHMEAGLIHAALERTGGNKLQAARLLNIKRTTLVEKAKRLDSSAAAGHDAGAPSA; encoded by the coding sequence GTGTCCGAGAACGAGACACATCTACTCCTTGTCGAAGACGAAGCGCCCCTGCGCGAGTCGTGGGCGGAGCGTCTGGCCGAGCAGGGCTATCGCGTCGCGCAGGCGGAGAGCGGGGAGGTTGCGCGCGAACGGCTCGCGGAGTTCGCCTTCGACGTCGTGATAACCGATCTCCGCCTGCCTGGCATCGATGGGGCCACGGTCGTGGAGACCGCGCTCGAACGGTACCCCGAAATCGTGGCGGTGGTCGTCACCGGGTACGCCACAGTCGAGACCGCGGTCACGCTGATCAAGCAGGGCGTGGCGGACTTCATCGAGAAGCCCTGCCCGTTCGATCGGCTGCTGCACACGTTGGCGACGGCGCTCGAGCGGCGCCGACTCCGCTCGGAGAACGAGTACCTTCGAGCGCAACTCCAGCAGCGGTACGGGCTCGAAGGGATTGTCGGTGAGAGCCCGCCGATGCATAAGTTGCGCGAGTTGGTGAAGACCGTGGCCGGCACGACGAGCACGATCCTGGTCACCGGCGAAACCGGTACAGGGAAGGAACTCGTGGCTCGCGCAATCCACCACAACAGTCCCCGGCGCCGCGAGCACTTCGTCGCCCTCAACTGCAGCGCCATCCCGGAGACACTGCTTGAAGCGGAACTGTTCGGTCATGTCCGCGGCGCATTCACGGGCGCTGTCGCCAACCGGAAGGGCCGGTTCGAACAGGCGAACCGGGGCACGCTGTTTCTCGACGAGATCGCCACGATGAGCATCAATCTCCAGGCCAGGCTGTTGCGCGCGCTGCAGGAGCGGGAGTTCGAACGGGTGGGCGGAGACGACACGATCAAGGTCGACGTGCGGGTGATCGCGGCGACCAACGCCGATCTCGCGGAGCAGGTCGAGGCTGGCGAGTTTCGGGAGGACCTCTACTACCGCCTGAATGTCATTCCGATCCACCTGACCCCGCTACGCGACCGTCGCGAGGACATCCCGCTGCTCGTTCAGGAGTTCGTCGCGCGGCTCGGCGCGGCCCAGACGCCGCCGCGGGACGCCGTCGCCGTCTCCCAGGAGGCGATGCGCCAGATGATGATGTACCGGTGGCCGGGGAACGTTCGCCAGCTCGAGAACGTGATCGAGCGGGCGCTGGCGTTGAGTCCGGGCCGGGACCGGATCGAGGCGGACGATCTTCCCGACGAGGTCCGGAGAGGCGGTGGCGGGGCGGACGCCAAGCCCGCCCTGCCGGACGCGGGGATGGACCTTCCCGCCTACCTGCAGCACATGGAAGCCGGACTGATCCACGCCGCGCTCGAACGGACGGGTGGCAACAAGCTTCAGGCGGCTCGGCTGCTGAACATCAAGCGCACGACGCTCGTCGAGAAAGCGAAGCGGCTCGACTCCTCGGCGGCTGCCGGCCACGACGCCGGCGCACCCTCAGCCTAG